One Halarcobacter ebronensis genomic window carries:
- the dtd gene encoding D-aminoacyl-tRNA deacylase yields MIAVIQRVSSSNVKVEGKIVGEIGCGLNILLGVKKGDTKEDIKKLISKIVNLRIFQDKNDKMNLSLLDTKGEVLIISQFTLAANIKKGRRPSFDSSENPELAKKLYEEFIEEMIKEDVKVQTGIFGAKMDVNIQNDGPVTFIVDSKELN; encoded by the coding sequence ATGATAGCAGTAATACAAAGAGTAAGTAGTTCTAATGTAAAAGTTGAGGGAAAGATTGTAGGTGAGATTGGATGTGGATTAAATATTTTGCTTGGAGTTAAAAAAGGTGATACAAAAGAGGATATAAAAAAACTAATCTCTAAAATAGTAAATCTTCGTATTTTTCAAGATAAAAATGACAAGATGAATCTTTCACTTCTTGATACAAAAGGTGAAGTTTTAATTATCTCTCAATTTACACTAGCAGCAAATATAAAAAAAGGCAGACGTCCAAGCTTTGATTCAAGTGAAAATCCTGAGCTTGCAAAAAAGCTTTATGAAGAGTTTATAGAAGAAATGATAAAAGAGGATGTAAAAGTACAAACGGGAATTTTTGGTGCAAAGATGGATGTAAATATTCAAAATGATGGCCCAGTTACTTTTATTGTGGATTCTAAGGAGTTAAATTAG
- the dsbD gene encoding protein-disulfide reductase DsbD, which produces MKKLLLLLFISIYAFAIEQNFLEPNEAFKTSFEKKDDKLVFRLALGKDIYLYDDKLKFFISKPKKIDIRDDLNVPEAHPYEIWQIHTDDLNIEIPYSLLKSKVNASNIEVQVDFQGCSKKGLCYAPMSETVTVDFATSSALANENKDVQTEVAQNETDIIAGTLKDGNILLVLATFFGFGLLLSLTPCVFPMIPILSSIIVKAGDSGNLTASKGFFLSLVYVLSMAVAYTIAGVLAGVFGANLQVALQNPYVLVAFAAIFVALALSMFGYFKLELPQSLQNKVNKTTDGKEKQGVVGIAIMGFLSALIVGPCVAPPLAGALVYIGQTGDAFLGGAALFVMSLGMGAPLLLIGLGAGKYMPKPGGWMEDVTKIFGIVMLGVAIWMLDRVLDATLIMYLWAILLIGTALYLKVFGHILVKILTTVVLIYGILLFVGAVSGATNPLKPLDKFTSKVAFEETQKLNIVYVKSNEEIDMAVKASNKPVMLDFYASWCVSCKELEEITFKDNRVIEKLKEFTLIKADVTENNQDDKAMQKRFGVVGPPALIFWDKDNNEIKAAQIVGYKNPDQFLEIVNKHFK; this is translated from the coding sequence ATAAAAAAACTCCTTTTACTACTATTTATAAGCATTTATGCTTTTGCAATAGAACAGAATTTTTTAGAGCCTAATGAGGCTTTTAAGACAAGTTTTGAAAAGAAAGATGACAAATTAGTCTTTAGACTTGCTTTGGGGAAAGATATCTATTTATATGATGATAAACTAAAATTTTTTATTAGTAAACCCAAAAAAATAGATATTAGAGATGATTTAAATGTTCCAGAAGCTCATCCATATGAAATTTGGCAGATTCATACAGATGATTTAAACATAGAGATACCTTATTCCTTACTAAAATCAAAAGTTAATGCTTCAAATATTGAAGTGCAAGTTGATTTTCAAGGATGCTCAAAAAAAGGTCTTTGTTATGCTCCTATGAGTGAGACAGTTACAGTTGATTTTGCTACAAGTTCAGCCTTAGCAAATGAAAATAAAGATGTTCAAACAGAAGTTGCACAAAATGAGACAGATATTATTGCTGGAACATTAAAAGATGGAAATATTCTTTTAGTTTTAGCAACTTTTTTTGGTTTTGGACTTCTTCTGTCTTTAACTCCTTGTGTGTTTCCTATGATTCCAATTTTGTCTTCTATTATTGTAAAAGCAGGGGATAGTGGAAATTTAACAGCTTCAAAAGGATTTTTCCTTTCACTTGTTTATGTCCTATCTATGGCAGTAGCTTATACAATAGCAGGAGTTTTAGCAGGAGTTTTTGGAGCAAATCTACAAGTAGCCCTTCAAAATCCTTATGTGCTTGTGGCTTTTGCTGCTATTTTTGTGGCTTTAGCACTATCAATGTTTGGCTATTTTAAACTTGAACTTCCACAAAGTTTGCAAAACAAAGTTAATAAAACAACAGATGGGAAAGAGAAACAAGGTGTTGTTGGTATTGCAATTATGGGATTCTTATCAGCGCTTATTGTTGGTCCTTGTGTTGCACCGCCATTAGCTGGAGCTTTAGTATATATTGGTCAAACAGGTGATGCTTTTTTAGGTGGAGCAGCTCTATTTGTAATGAGTCTTGGAATGGGAGCGCCTCTTCTTCTAATTGGTCTAGGAGCTGGTAAATATATGCCAAAACCAGGTGGCTGGATGGAAGATGTTACTAAAATCTTTGGTATAGTGATGCTTGGTGTTGCTATTTGGATGTTAGATAGGGTTTTAGATGCAACTTTAATAATGTATTTATGGGCAATTTTATTAATAGGAACTGCTTTATATCTAAAAGTATTTGGACATATTTTAGTGAAAATTTTAACAACTGTAGTTTTAATTTATGGTATTTTACTTTTTGTTGGTGCTGTAAGTGGTGCAACAAATCCATTAAAACCCCTTGATAAATTTACTTCAAAAGTTGCATTTGAGGAAACACAAAAACTAAATATTGTTTATGTAAAAAGCAATGAAGAGATTGATATGGCAGTCAAAGCATCAAATAAACCAGTAATGCTTGATTTCTATGCTTCATGGTGTGTCTCTTGTAAAGAGCTTGAAGAGATCACTTTTAAAGATAATAGAGTAATAGAAAAACTAAAAGAGTTTACTCTAATAAAAGCAGATGTTACAGAAAACAATCAAGATGATAAAGCAATGCAAAAAAGATTTGGTGTTGTTGGACCCCCTGCACTAATCTTCTGGGATAAAGATAACAATGAGATAAAAGCTGCGCAAATTGTTGGATATAAAAATCCAGATCAATTTTTAGAGATAGTAAACAAGCACTTTAAATAA
- a CDS encoding phosphatidylserine decarboxylase — translation MHITNVISQYFGKFARFEFPAFIQTIINSAYVKFLGLNMSEFRNPKFYKSLNDLFTRELAIPREIEKADNLFISPTDSLITQCGKIEKELALQIKGMEYSIEELLTYNCAENFHKMHDGDYMNFYLSPKDYHRYHAPIDFEVKRLLHVPGKLYPVNLKYLNKQIDLFIENERVILECIYKEKLFYMVFVGALNVGQMVFEFEPKVETNCDTNEIKIYEYEDLKVEQGDCLGYFKMGSTVVMLWEKDFVKLENLLGTNVKFGELIAKM, via the coding sequence ATGCATATAACAAATGTTATTTCCCAATATTTTGGAAAATTTGCAAGATTTGAATTTCCAGCATTTATACAAACAATAATAAATAGTGCCTATGTGAAATTCTTGGGATTAAATATGAGTGAGTTTAGAAATCCTAAATTTTATAAATCTTTAAATGATCTTTTTACAAGAGAGTTAGCAATTCCAAGGGAGATTGAAAAAGCAGATAATCTTTTTATCTCTCCGACAGATAGTTTAATTACCCAATGTGGAAAGATTGAAAAAGAGTTGGCTTTGCAAATAAAAGGTATGGAATACTCTATTGAAGAGCTTTTGACATATAATTGTGCAGAAAATTTTCATAAAATGCATGATGGAGATTATATGAATTTTTATCTCTCTCCAAAAGATTATCATAGATATCATGCGCCAATAGATTTTGAGGTAAAAAGATTGTTACATGTTCCAGGAAAACTCTATCCTGTAAATTTAAAATATCTAAATAAACAGATTGATCTGTTTATAGAAAACGAGAGAGTTATTTTAGAGTGTATTTACAAAGAGAAACTTTTTTATATGGTTTTTGTAGGTGCTTTAAATGTTGGACAAATGGTATTTGAATTTGAGCCAAAAGTTGAGACTAATTGTGATACTAATGAGATTAAAATCTATGAGTATGAAGATTTAAAAGTTGAACAAGGGGATTGTTTAGGTTATTTTAAAATGGGTTCAACTGTAGTAATGCTATGGGAAAAAGATTTTGTTAAGCTTGAAAATCTTTTAGGAACTAATGTTAAATTTGGAGAGCTTATAGCCAAAATGTAA
- a CDS encoding rhodanese-like domain-containing protein: MNRLTDLPPKSVEFMIKDGVAMIDIRRPDEWENTGVIKNAHKLTFFDSFGNHDIPTWLRNFEKIVTSKEEPFVLICAHANRTRVVGEFLIQQHGYKNVAHLAGGMALWLEERKEVVFE, encoded by the coding sequence ATGAATAGATTAACTGATTTACCGCCAAAGAGTGTAGAGTTTATGATAAAAGATGGCGTTGCAATGATTGATATTAGACGTCCTGATGAATGGGAAAATACAGGAGTTATAAAAAATGCCCATAAACTAACTTTTTTTGACTCTTTTGGAAACCATGATATTCCCACTTGGCTTAGAAATTTTGAGAAGATTGTAACGTCAAAAGAAGAACCCTTTGTCCTTATTTGTGCCCATGCAAATAGAACACGAGTGGTTGGAGAATTTCTAATACAACAACATGGATATAAAAATGTGGCTCATCTAGCAGGTGGGATGGCCTTATGGTTAGAGGAGAGAAAGGAAGTGGTTTTTGAATAA
- a CDS encoding thioredoxin family protein, with the protein MKKILLVLLFGFSTLFAIEHLNDSNFEEKLKGKNVIVDFYATWCPPCKIMTGILNEFEKEKPENVEVYKVDIDQYRDLAIKNGVKALPTLAYFQDGKLITLEVGIKSVTDLKLSSYNYFK; encoded by the coding sequence ATGAAGAAGATTTTATTGGTATTGCTATTTGGCTTCTCAACTCTTTTTGCTATTGAACATTTAAATGATTCAAATTTTGAGGAGAAGTTAAAAGGTAAAAATGTTATAGTTGATTTCTATGCTACTTGGTGTCCTCCTTGTAAAATAATGACAGGAATATTAAATGAGTTTGAAAAAGAGAAACCTGAAAATGTGGAAGTCTATAAAGTAGATATTGATCAATATAGAGATTTGGCAATTAAAAATGGAGTTAAAGCTCTTCCTACTTTGGCTTATTTTCAAGATGGTAAACTTATCACTTTGGAAGTTGGAATTAAAAGTGTAACAGATTTAAAACTAAGTAGTTATAACTATTTTAAATAA
- a CDS encoding ArsS family sensor histidine kinase, with protein MLRNISISAFINTIFILALIAISLTFAIFIKLDKQRFNISMQKKYELVAENLLKTLDTNPSKNGIKIILKQFKMQQVEDNILSLTVLNDAKVVVVRQTINGMYRIFSLEDNLYTYVQKDGYNLMIQDTQNYSYNLLIISLAIALSIGVLFSLYYILKKKLKPLRNLNREIKKFSEGDLNVKIVSNSKDEIGTIAKTFDEAITHINNQTKSKELFMRNMMHELKTPITKAMFIAETLDDEKKRETLQRAFQRMDDIIKELAMVERLTSNSTLVYKEATSFFKIYKKTVEIAMLNPNKIDAKINDFRLNADTAMLSVALKNLIDNAIKFSPDRHACISANKYKIDIISKGEKLKNNLEYYTEPFSQEEKRSDGFGLGLYIVKTIAHLHGYRLVYQHNAGKNIFSILIK; from the coding sequence ATGCTAAGAAATATCTCTATCTCTGCTTTTATCAATACAATCTTTATTTTGGCACTTATTGCAATCTCACTTACATTTGCCATTTTTATAAAACTTGATAAACAGAGGTTTAATATCTCTATGCAAAAAAAGTATGAACTTGTTGCAGAAAATTTACTTAAAACCCTTGATACAAACCCTTCAAAAAATGGTATTAAGATTATTCTAAAACAGTTCAAAATGCAACAAGTAGAGGATAATATATTATCTCTTACCGTTTTAAATGATGCAAAAGTTGTTGTTGTTAGACAAACGATAAATGGAATGTATAGAATCTTTAGTTTAGAAGACAATCTTTACACTTATGTACAAAAAGATGGTTATAACTTGATGATTCAAGATACCCAAAACTACTCATATAATCTTTTGATTATCTCTTTAGCTATTGCCTTATCTATTGGTGTTTTATTCTCCCTTTATTATATTTTGAAAAAGAAATTAAAACCTCTTAGAAACCTAAATAGAGAGATTAAAAAATTCTCAGAAGGTGATTTAAACGTTAAAATAGTCTCAAATAGCAAAGATGAAATAGGAACTATTGCAAAAACTTTTGATGAAGCAATAACACATATAAATAATCAAACAAAATCAAAAGAGCTTTTTATGCGTAATATGATGCATGAGCTTAAAACTCCTATTACAAAAGCAATGTTTATAGCTGAAACTTTAGATGATGAGAAAAAAAGAGAGACTTTGCAAAGAGCTTTTCAAAGAATGGATGATATTATCAAAGAGTTAGCTATGGTTGAAAGGCTTACTTCAAATAGTACTTTAGTTTATAAAGAGGCAACAAGTTTCTTTAAAATCTATAAAAAAACAGTTGAAATTGCCATGTTAAACCCTAATAAAATTGATGCAAAAATAAATGACTTTAGACTAAATGCAGATACCGCTATGCTTTCAGTGGCACTAAAAAACCTAATAGACAACGCTATTAAATTCTCTCCAGATAGACACGCTTGTATAAGTGCAAATAAATATAAAATAGATATTATCTCAAAAGGGGAAAAACTAAAAAACAATTTAGAGTATTACACAGAACCTTTCTCACAGGAAGAGAAAAGAAGTGATGGTTTTGGACTTGGTCTTTATATTGTTAAAACAATTGCCCATTTACACGGATATAGACTTGTTTACCAACACAATGCAGGGAAAAATATCTTCTCTATTTTGATAAAATAA
- a CDS encoding EAL domain-containing protein, with the protein MKNKIFYKIYAIIVAIVLIYSLFIIFIITPKISDYIIDLEIKQAQIQLKRVDSIIKSKELYLKSQEKDIDFEEAKKSILEELRSLIQSITIEDLGYIFLINSEAKIVLHPEITKDSNSSINNMPNIKSMFQKLELAYKKNMPYEYKWHKKEDSSNFSYEKIAWIKYNDYFDWYIVSSLYKEDLIKKSNEISFMIINISLIVLILISLLSSLFIKRLLNPILKLSEKARLVKEGRFDIRCSVDTNDELGVLSSQFNDMLDFIEDNTKNLEKKISQRTKEIEYKLYHESVTGAKNRLALLNDLKKYEFSALNLISIDDFDDINELYGYEVGDEVLIELTTRIDEFAKKEDFLFYKIGSATFAILDLQLKNFISYDLVIQKILKEFKKPVRINSLKIEIIFEITVGTAISQNNQLACANIALKNAKKRGSRFTIYNQTIDTQENIKNTTFWREKINSALKDDRVIPFFQPIFNKEGKLIKYEVLMRIKETIENEHFYISPTKFLDIAFKIKQYYSLNRIIISKAFSMLDTIKEEISINLSFSDIMNVEYMKFLKSQIELLNKEQREKIVFEILESDDITDSEVLSQFISEYRGKGIKIAIDDFGTGFSNFSYILKIKPDFIKIDGSLIKDINSDENSYEIVKSITTFSKSLGIKVIAEFVHSKEVYETLKRLDIDEFQGYYLGEPCALN; encoded by the coding sequence ATGAAGAATAAAATCTTCTATAAAATATATGCAATTATAGTTGCTATTGTTCTTATCTATTCTCTTTTTATTATCTTCATTATTACCCCTAAAATATCTGACTATATTATTGATTTAGAGATAAAACAAGCGCAAATACAATTAAAAAGAGTTGACTCTATAATTAAATCAAAGGAGCTATATCTTAAAAGCCAAGAGAAAGATATAGATTTTGAAGAAGCGAAAAAGAGTATTTTAGAAGAGCTGAGATCTTTGATTCAATCCATAACTATAGAAGATTTGGGATATATATTTTTAATAAATAGTGAAGCAAAGATTGTTCTACATCCAGAAATAACAAAAGATTCAAATTCAAGTATTAATAATATGCCAAATATTAAATCTATGTTTCAAAAACTGGAGTTAGCATATAAAAAGAATATGCCATACGAGTATAAATGGCATAAAAAAGAGGATTCAAGTAATTTTAGTTATGAGAAAATTGCTTGGATAAAATATAATGATTATTTTGATTGGTATATAGTCTCATCTTTATATAAAGAGGACTTAATAAAAAAATCAAATGAGATTAGTTTTATGATAATTAATATCTCACTTATTGTTTTAATTCTTATCTCTTTGTTATCATCTCTTTTTATAAAAAGACTTTTAAATCCAATTTTAAAACTTTCAGAAAAAGCAAGATTAGTAAAAGAGGGAAGGTTTGATATTAGATGTAGTGTTGACACAAATGATGAATTAGGAGTGTTATCTAGTCAATTTAATGATATGCTTGATTTTATAGAAGATAATACAAAAAATCTTGAAAAAAAGATTTCACAAAGAACAAAAGAGATTGAGTATAAACTATATCATGAAAGTGTTACAGGAGCAAAAAACAGACTTGCCCTTTTAAATGATTTGAAAAAATATGAATTTTCAGCCCTAAATCTTATTAGTATAGATGATTTTGATGATATAAACGAGTTGTATGGCTATGAAGTAGGGGATGAAGTTTTAATTGAACTGACAACAAGAATAGATGAATTTGCTAAAAAAGAGGATTTCTTATTTTATAAAATAGGTTCTGCAACTTTTGCAATATTGGATTTACAGCTAAAAAATTTTATCTCTTATGACTTAGTTATTCAAAAAATATTAAAAGAGTTTAAAAAACCTGTCAGAATAAATTCTCTAAAAATAGAGATTATTTTTGAAATAACAGTTGGAACAGCAATCTCTCAAAACAATCAATTAGCTTGTGCAAATATTGCTTTAAAAAATGCAAAAAAAAGAGGAAGTAGATTTACAATATATAATCAAACAATTGATACCCAAGAGAATATAAAAAATACTACATTTTGGAGAGAAAAAATAAATAGTGCTTTAAAAGATGATAGGGTGATCCCTTTTTTTCAACCAATTTTTAACAAAGAGGGCAAACTTATTAAATATGAAGTTTTAATGAGAATAAAAGAGACAATAGAGAACGAACATTTTTATATATCTCCTACAAAATTTTTAGATATTGCTTTTAAAATAAAACAATACTACTCTCTAAATAGAATCATTATAAGTAAAGCCTTTTCAATGCTTGATACAATTAAAGAAGAGATATCAATAAACCTTAGTTTTAGCGATATTATGAATGTTGAGTATATGAAATTTTTAAAGAGTCAAATTGAACTTTTGAATAAAGAACAGAGAGAAAAAATAGTATTTGAAATTTTAGAGAGTGATGACATTACGGATAGTGAAGTTCTTAGTCAGTTTATTAGTGAATATAGGGGAAAAGGTATCAAAATAGCAATTGATGATTTTGGAACAGGTTTTTCAAACTTCTCTTATATTTTAAAAATCAAACCTGATTTTATAAAAATTGATGGTTCCTTGATTAAAGATATAAATAGTGATGAAAATTCTTATGAGATAGTTAAATCAATAACAACCTTCTCAAAATCTTTAGGAATAAAAGTAATTGCAGAGTTTGTCCACTCAAAAGAGGTTTATGAAACTTTAAAAAGACTTGATATAGATGAGTTCCAAGGTTACTATTTGGGTGAACCTTGTGCATTAAATTGA
- a CDS encoding MarC family protein, which yields MEIFLATFLKMFFIMTPFFVLSVFLTVTNDATTREKKTLAVKVTLSVIILCLVLLFFGKHIFSIFGITLDAFRIGAGALLFLTAVDLIRGSKDGQKVDATNIQELAVVPLAIPITVGPGTIGILLVMGAGFKTASELFLGSGALIAAVVLIGIMLYFSHIIKKVIGKQGLLVVSKITGLFLAALSAQTIFTGIKNFLSL from the coding sequence ATGGAGATATTTCTAGCAACATTTTTAAAAATGTTCTTTATAATGACCCCTTTCTTTGTTTTGTCAGTATTTTTAACTGTAACAAATGACGCAACAACAAGGGAGAAAAAAACACTAGCTGTTAAAGTTACCCTGTCAGTTATTATTTTATGTTTAGTTCTTCTCTTTTTTGGAAAACATATTTTCTCTATTTTTGGTATAACTTTAGACGCTTTTAGAATAGGTGCTGGAGCTTTACTATTTTTAACGGCAGTTGATTTGATAAGAGGTAGCAAAGATGGGCAAAAAGTTGATGCTACAAATATTCAAGAACTAGCAGTTGTTCCTTTGGCAATTCCTATTACAGTTGGACCTGGAACAATAGGTATTTTACTTGTAATGGGTGCAGGATTTAAAACTGCCTCGGAACTTTTTTTAGGAAGTGGTGCTCTTATTGCGGCAGTTGTACTAATTGGTATTATGTTATATTTTTCACATATTATAAAAAAAGTTATTGGTAAACAGGGACTTTTAGTGGTTTCAAAAATCACTGGACTATTTTTGGCAGCTCTTTCAGCGCAAACTATTTTTACTGGGATAAAAAACTTTTTAAGCCTTTAA
- a CDS encoding murein transglycosylase A, with amino-acid sequence MKFLSTITIIFILLFTGCSQKELMKFEKLPVSQANVKKVSFNEIEGFYEDDLPLAFEVFKKDCQKAVKYDLFKNVCEKAKEYTNASEFFTNNFTPYVLYNSNGLDKGVITGYYEPLLNGSRTKSDIYKYPIYKTPDDMIIIDLSDSYPELKKYRLRGKMVNGKIVSYDDRKAINKRDDLTPICYVDDRLELFFLQVQGSGEVKLDTGEIINIGYANQNGHQYSGIGKILLDEGVLKEYGASMQGIKAYFDDNPQRLDEILYKNRSYIFFSERKQGATGALGIELVAGRNLAVDRTYIPLGIPVFINTKNSVTQEKIDRLMVAADTGGAIKGEIRADFFFGDGKNAAIYAGGMKEQGRLTILVPNN; translated from the coding sequence ATGAAATTTTTATCAACAATCACAATAATTTTTATATTACTATTTACAGGATGTTCTCAAAAAGAGTTAATGAAGTTTGAAAAACTTCCAGTCTCACAAGCAAATGTAAAAAAAGTCTCTTTTAATGAAATAGAGGGATTTTATGAAGATGATTTACCTTTAGCTTTTGAAGTTTTTAAAAAAGATTGCCAAAAAGCTGTAAAATATGATTTATTTAAAAATGTATGTGAGAAAGCCAAAGAGTATACAAATGCCTCAGAATTTTTTACAAACAATTTTACCCCTTATGTTTTATATAATAGCAATGGTTTAGACAAAGGTGTTATTACTGGTTATTATGAGCCTCTTTTAAATGGAAGTAGAACTAAAAGTGATATTTATAAATATCCAATATATAAAACACCTGATGATATGATAATAATTGATTTAAGTGACTCTTATCCTGAATTAAAAAAGTATAGATTAAGAGGAAAAATGGTTAATGGTAAAATTGTCTCTTATGATGATAGAAAAGCAATTAACAAAAGAGATGATTTAACACCTATTTGTTATGTGGATGATAGATTAGAGCTCTTTTTTCTTCAAGTCCAAGGTTCAGGGGAAGTTAAACTAGATACAGGAGAGATTATAAATATTGGGTATGCAAACCAAAATGGACATCAATATAGTGGAATAGGAAAAATTCTTTTAGATGAAGGTGTTCTAAAAGAGTATGGTGCTTCAATGCAAGGTATTAAAGCCTATTTTGATGATAATCCACAAAGATTAGATGAGATTTTATATAAAAATAGAAGTTATATTTTCTTTTCTGAGAGAAAACAAGGAGCAACGGGTGCTTTAGGAATTGAACTTGTTGCAGGTAGAAACTTAGCAGTTGATAGAACTTATATCCCTTTGGGAATTCCTGTTTTTATCAATACAAAAAACTCTGTTACCCAAGAGAAAATTGATAGATTAATGGTTGCAGCAGATACAGGTGGAGCAATCAAAGGGGAGATTAGAGCTGACTTTTTCTTTGGTGATGGTAAAAATGCAGCAATATATGCAGGTGGAATGAAAGAGCAAGGAAGACTTACAATCTTAGTACCTAATAATTAG
- a CDS encoding aminotransferase class I/II-fold pyridoxal phosphate-dependent enzyme, whose product MIDFSSEINFLKPNVNLNYGLISEAKSNSYNTLLELLENRYKVKKEQIELFNGFSSAIYSILKFLDKKFCFIYSPCSLEYKKAAYNLQYEVRVINRFENLFLPIKEQSVVIFANPSYLDGTYYELENLFKYWIEKEAIVIVDETFLDFCGEEAAVKYLKEYKFLYILKDFSKYYSNVNLSISAIFSNQENISFLRKYEPENKLSIFDVKYLENSLKDVEFRAISNSVNIKNRIELEKIFHSCKYVESIFHSSSNSLLIKLKEIDSKEFINRLKNRDFKIFDCMSYDFIDEKFLNIYVNSKDNIASLKEAVYAI is encoded by the coding sequence ATGATTGATTTTAGCAGTGAAATTAACTTTTTAAAACCAAATGTAAATCTAAATTATGGGTTAATTTCAGAGGCTAAATCAAACAGCTATAACACTCTTTTAGAACTTTTAGAAAATAGATACAAAGTTAAAAAAGAGCAAATAGAACTCTTTAATGGTTTTAGTTCAGCTATCTATTCTATACTAAAATTTTTGGATAAAAAGTTTTGTTTTATCTACTCTCCTTGCTCACTAGAGTATAAAAAAGCGGCTTATAATTTACAATATGAAGTAAGGGTTATAAATAGGTTTGAAAATCTCTTTTTACCAATAAAAGAACAAAGTGTAGTAATCTTTGCAAACCCTTCTTATCTTGATGGAACTTATTATGAGTTAGAAAATCTTTTTAAATATTGGATAGAAAAAGAGGCAATTGTAATAGTTGATGAGACTTTTTTAGATTTTTGTGGAGAGGAAGCTGCGGTAAAGTATCTAAAAGAGTATAAATTTTTGTATATTTTAAAAGATTTTTCAAAATATTATTCAAATGTAAACTTAAGTATTTCAGCAATATTTTCAAACCAAGAGAATATCTCTTTTTTACGAAAATATGAGCCAGAGAACAAACTCTCAATTTTTGATGTGAAGTATTTGGAAAACTCTTTAAAAGATGTTGAGTTTAGAGCTATTTCAAATAGTGTAAATATTAAAAATAGAATAGAGTTGGAGAAGATTTTTCACTCTTGCAAATATGTAGAATCTATTTTTCACAGTAGTTCAAACTCTCTTTTAATAAAACTAAAAGAGATAGATTCAAAAGAGTTTATAAATAGACTAAAAAACAGAGATTTTAAAATCTTTGATTGCATGAGTTATGATTTTATAGATGAGAAGTTTTTAAATATTTATGTAAATTCAAAGGATAATATAGCAAGTCTGAAAGAGGCAGTTTATGCTATTTGA
- a CDS encoding transglutaminase-like domain-containing protein, whose protein sequence is MLFENKMIKNLSIIVILFVLLFMVWMIYKSFFIVKNQFIDIDGLTYVNQVKEDKYTKDLANRLTKGCDTKLCEVQSLLDLVTNIPYKINKSVARSGKNVLEQNYGDCDDKSNLLISLLKAKGYEAYFVLVPKHIFVVVNMNLIFPNKKALYINGKPFYILESTAKGSKIGFPLKYSFEDIKAFIDPFKNKKLVIESLEYK, encoded by the coding sequence ATGCTATTTGAAAATAAAATGATAAAAAATCTTTCAATTATAGTAATCCTTTTTGTTCTGCTTTTTATGGTTTGGATGATATACAAATCTTTTTTTATTGTAAAAAATCAGTTTATAGATATTGATGGCTTAACCTATGTAAATCAAGTAAAAGAGGATAAATATACAAAAGATTTGGCAAATAGACTTACAAAAGGGTGTGATACAAAACTTTGTGAAGTTCAGAGTCTGCTTGATTTAGTTACAAATATTCCATATAAAATAAATAAGTCAGTTGCAAGAAGTGGAAAAAATGTATTAGAGCAAAACTATGGAGATTGTGATGATAAGAGTAATCTTCTTATCTCTTTACTAAAAGCAAAAGGGTATGAGGCATATTTTGTATTAGTACCTAAACATATTTTTGTGGTTGTAAATATGAATCTAATTTTTCCAAATAAAAAAGCACTTTATATAAATGGTAAACCTTTTTATATTTTAGAAAGTACTGCAAAGGGTTCTAAAATAGGGTTTCCTTTAAAGTATAGTTTCGAAGATATAAAGGCATTTATTGATCCTTTTAAGAATAAGAAATTAGTGATTGAGAGTTTAGAGTATAAATGA